The Verrucomicrobiota bacterium region CACGCCCGCCTCTTGGCCGGGGCTGGCCAGCTCGCCAAAGCCGCCGAGTCCTTCGCCCAAGCCAAGTCCCTCCAGCCCGAGCTGGAAGACCCCGAACTGGAAGAGACCCTCCGGGAGGCCCTTCGCCAAAACTCGCCCGTTCACGAGGAATTCGATGTCAAGGTTCCCGCGGGCGACCTGCCGGAGGACTTCTTCACCGAGCTCGAAAAGCCGCGGATCGACTTCGATTCCGTCGGCGGGATGGACGAAGTGAAAAAGCAAATTCGGATGAAAATCATCCTCCCCCTCGAAAACCCGGATCTTTACCAAGCCTACGGCAAAAGCGCCGGCGGTGGGGTGCTTCTCTATGGCCCGCCCGGCTGCGGCAAAACGCTCATCGCCCGGGCCACGGCCGGTCAGGTGAACTCCGGCTTCATGGCCATTGGCATTCACGAAGTGCTCGACATGTGGATCGGCCAGAGCGAGCGCAATCTGCACGCCCTCTTCGAGCAAGCGCGTTCCGCCAAACCCTGCGTGCTCTTCTTCGATGAGGTGGACGCCCTGGCCGCCAGCCGCACCGACATGCGCCAAAGCGCCGGCCGCCAACTCATTAACCAATTCCTCGACGAGCTCGATGGCGTGAACGCCCAAAATGACGGGCTCCTCATCCTCGCAGCCACCAATGCCCCCTGGCACCTCGACCCCGCCTTTCGTCGCCCCGGCCGCTTCGACCGCATCCTCTTCGTCCCCCCACCGGATGAACCCGCCCGCCAGTCCATCTTTCAGATTCAACTCCGAGAGAAACCCCTTGGCGAAATCGAC contains the following coding sequences:
- a CDS encoding AAA family ATPase, encoding MSDLPPEVETLQQALALSPENTPLRRLLADALVRHGHFGPALEHYRECLRQSPEDSSVLLALADAYQRLGKNNESLVILEQLIEKDTPEAEAYHLHARLLAGAGQLAKAAESFAQAKSLQPELEDPELEETLREALRQNSPVHEEFDVKVPAGDLPEDFFTELEKPRIDFDSVGGMDEVKKQIRMKIILPLENPDLYQAYGKSAGGGVLLYGPPGCGKTLIARATAGQVNSGFMAIGIHEVLDMWIGQSERNLHALFEQARSAKPCVLFFDEVDALAASRTDMRQSAGRQLINQFLDELDGVNAQNDGLLILAATNAPWHLDPAFRRPGRFDRILFVPPPDEPARQSIFQIQLREKPLGEIDYPKLAKLSQHFSGADIAAAIDQTIEKQLEVAAETGQIQPLRTKELAQAIKRIKPSTKEWFATAKNHALYSNEGGHYDEILDYLKLR